The Salminus brasiliensis unplaced genomic scaffold, fSalBra1.hap2 scaffold_143, whole genome shotgun sequence genomic sequence GGACAATGACACACATcagaggtggttgtggaatggataacaCAGACTAACATCATCAAGTATTTGTAAaggccttcccaaagtcctgacctaaaCTTTATTGGAAATTTGTGGCTTGTGCTTAAACTAACAAATTTAATTTGCATCTGTTCTGTGGCTGTACTGTCTGAATATGGTGCTTTGTTATGTAGAAGATAATGTAGGCCTATAAGCTCCGCCTCCTCCATATAAATAAAGCAGAGTTTGAAGAGAGAGTGGAAAGTGTATCCACTATGATATTGTGATGGGTCATATTTCAGTTATGGTTCTGCTGCTATGCGGGATGAGTAAGTATTTTTGTTTGTAAATCTTCGTTAATGTTTTTTATATGATAAAAGTGTAGTAAATCAGTTGCAAGTCTATTCAGTGTTAAATAAACATTCTCGTTTTATCAGATTGCCGTTTTATCAGATGGTAGCATTAAAATCATAGTAGTTCACTTCCACCATAATTGATCCTAAGTAATAtgtttaacacaacacaaagcacagttttatgtgtgtgtgtgtgtgtgtgtttcaggtctgctggcagtgagtgtgtgttctcagACTGTTGTGGAGGTAGAAGCTGGAGATAATGTCTCTTTCTGGTGTCGACACGGTCTGACCCAATCAGATTATTTATTCTGgtgtaaacacacaaataatTCAGTACCGGTTTATATTGCATGCAGATTTtacaaatcatcatcatcatcttcctccACTAAACCCTGTTACTTTATCAGTGATAGTGAGCGAGTGGAGATGAGGGTGAACTCTGAGAACTCGTCTCTCTCTATAAGATCAGttactgattctgattcaggACTCTATTACTGCAGCAGTCTGGAAGAAAAGTACATGATCTACAGCAGCTCCACTTACCTACAGCTCAGAGGTACCGTCCACTTCTTCACTACAATAGTTCATGGAAAAACTGAACAGTAACTTGGTAACTTTGGATGGTAACTgtccatctattcatccatcttcttatctgcttctttttGGTCAGGGTCTTTGTGGGTCCGAGGCCTACCCAAAGTCATTGAGCACCAGGCAGGAATAAACCCAGGACAGGACATCAGTCCAGTGCAGGGTATGAGAGGGCTGATGAGACggtattgattatttattgcaTCACAATATTCAAATCTATCAGtgattaaaacattttattttcagaGAGAAACCCAGCATCTTCCACGACCCCAGACGAAGCTCAAGGTTTGCAGAAGGCTTTACTACTCATAATGCACCCACATGCCatctatgtttttatttttccactGTTTCCACTGTACTGTAGTTGATAGTTTCTAAAGGTGAACCTGTGTTTCTGTGATGTTCCCCTGAAGCTGGTTCTCCTCCTGATGTGTTCTCCTTGctgactctgctgtttggagcTGTGATCGTGGTTCTCCTCAGCGCTCTTCTGATCCTCATCTTTATCAACCAGAGCTACAGGAAGGAACTGAGGAAGCTGCAGAGAGAGGGTAAAAGACTGCACATGCAGTAggagttgtttttttgtttgaaaAAATGTAGAAATATACTGTCTTATATTCTACGTAGTACAGCAAATAAAGTGATAAGAGCCGAAGAACAAGAACACTGACGAGAGCAGCTTCAGTTCTATGATCTGAGTCCGGATTCATAAAAAAGCTTATGAGGAAAAAATACTTATGAAGAGTCTTAAGAGAAACGGTAATTAGCTCAAAAAATTTGGGTTCATTCACCAGTATCTTCATATCTTCATATTTTCTAAAATCGAAGAACTGTGGCGAATGACGTTATTTTCGCTATGTAGATCAATCTCCACTTGTAATTCTGTTAAATTACTAAATCCGTTCTATAATTGAGTTCTATAAACTCATCATTTTAGAGGGTAATATTCTGAAATAACAGTCTGAAAACATGGTAAGATTGTTGTAGGAAAATGAACATATTTAAGACAATTTTTAAGGAAAGTTGTTTTGTATGttgttaataatatatatatatatatatatatatatatatatatgtatgtgtgtgtgtgttgaacatTTCAATCATTTAATCACATTGTATTTTGTAGATATATTGAAAATGCAGTTATCTGCCTGAGCCTGTGTTACAATTATGCACAATAACAGCCCTTAACCGTGGTAAAGGTCAGGGTACAGCACTGCTTACAGTGGATTAACTGCTCTAGTACATGCTCTAACAGCTGCGTGTGCTGTTTCACTGCAGGTGCTGCTGAGATCAGAGTGGCGGATCCGTATGTCCAGTGTTTGTACACACCTACACAATAGCAGTGCGGGACACTGTTCCTGGTCTAAGGCCCTACCATTCCTGGATCGAGTCCCAGGTCATAATGCTTTGCCattagcagccggagtcagagagagcacaattggccatgctcgctcaggggtgggttgacgGCACCTTGCCTTTTAAAGTAGTCTTAAaatttgctgctttttttttttgtaaaatttgtagcttttttttcatactAAATGACAATAAGGTGATGCACTTCTGaagatatttaaataatattactgTAAGAATTCCTTGCATTGTTTACCTCAGAACTTGTTCATCCTGTATGTAGTTCAGCTGATTTCTGCATTTTTCCTGATCTATTAAACTGCGCCTCAGCCCCTACTGAAGTTTCCTATTAcactatttgtacatttttaatttaacttatttcgctctcaggagctcagtgaattccagcatggcaCAGTGATAGGacgccacctgtgcaacaagtccagtcgtGAAATTTCCTCACTACCAAATATTCCACAGTGCTATTATAACACAGTGGAAGCGATTGAGAACGGCAGCAACTCAGACAAAGACAGAGCGAGGTCAGCGGATGCTGAGGTGCATTGTGCGCAGAGGTCGTCAGCTTCCTGCAGAGTCAATCGTTACAAACCTCTAAATGTCAcatggccttcagattagctcaggAACAGAGAGCGTAGcgagcttcatggaatgggtttccatggccgagcagctgcatccatgccttacatcaccaagtgcAATGCAAACCTGGACTCTAGAtccaggccttctcgtccaacatcagtgtctgacctcaccaacgagCTTCGGGAAGAACGGTCAAAaataaaccttgtggaaagccttcccagaagagttgaagctgttatgGCTGCAAAGTGTGGcctgacatcatattaaaccttATGGATTGAGAATGGGGTGTCCCTCAAGTTCCTCAAGACAGGCgggcaaatacttttggcaatatctatgcttagatttgtttagaaAGGTGCAACTGATATGAGAATTTTTATGTCAATCgcacctttagaaatatatttactttaaaAATTGGTGACGTGTTCaatatttacccccccccccccccccccataactGAAACTGATAACTGAAAATgcttgaaaatatatataataccaCATTAGTCTCCAAAATTCTCTGGTAGTCTTCAGATTTCATAATGCCATGCAAACAGTCAATCAATGGCATCCAGGGCCAGacgcagcaaaacaaccccaaaacataTTTGaaccttcaccatgtttgacagacgGGAGCTCCAGAAAATGtcttaattgagtattttggcagaaaaGAGTGACAAATCATTGATCGTCTTTCTATTCTCTGCTCTTAATAAACTATGacatcatttataaaaatgaTATTATTTATCCGGTCACCGTCACCTGTAGCTTATGTGCTCTGTTTGGGGTCTGTAAATATGGAAAACACATATGTACAGGCTCTGGTAACATTCCAGTACAGAGGATTCAACTGATCTGACAACCCTGGCCACACCTTCAGACGCACCTGAGTTTTTACCTGTCTTTCAGTTTAGTCCTCAGAGAGAAGCTgaacaggagagagagcagCTCTACAACAGAGTACAGTCTTACAGCCTGTTCTGTCTTATAAACATGGATCAGAGGACGGTGATACTGAAACCCCTGCTTCTCCTCgctgtttctgttcatctgtCTTCAGCAGGTGAGTCTTAAAGTTGGACTTTAGTTTACATGCCGAGTCACTGCAGTGAAGGGAGTAGGTACAGCCAGGTACACCCGTGAGTTACACATGTCATCATCACTATTTAATCAAAACGTAATTTATTAAAAGGATTAAAAGTAAAAGGTAAGATTCAGCTAAATGAAGTCCTTATGCCGGTGTCATGGCACGCCGTAtccttcttcttcctgaaggACCATGTAGCTAcctagcatgctagctacaggTTAGCAGGCGAGTTGCCCCCCCAcccttcacagtgtgttttatctagtggtagcaagttgttgtttgttttttgtttttaatcgctttattcttttattcagatcccaattatctgctgatcttgcacaaggttagctcgatagcggatagcgACTGcacgatagctagctagctaatgctagccttaCCCGTTACCTGGTATCCGCTTTATATGCCGGCATAGCAGCGACAATATGATATCGTTGAACTTTTGCTGATATGTGATTCACATTTAATGCGACGTAAATAGCGACGCTTTTTTCCAGATATAAACTTCTCAGTAATGACCAGTTGTCCAGGGATCTTTTCATAACATGTAATCTGTGTGGGGACACGCTGCTGGGTTCGTCGCTGTGATTGGATGCAGGCCGGCTAAGGCCATTGTCGGCTGGAAACGCCACGTGGTGGAAAACCTCGatgctatataataataataatagtaataataataataaacaggtGTAATTGGGATTTGAGGTCATTTTTAAATGCTAATCTAAATACTGGTTGTGTTGTATTAATAATGATTCATTATGACAGTGTTTAAGGTTTTGGATCTGTGTTGTTTATCACTACAGAAGTAGTATTTATTGAAGTATTATTTCAgcagttcttcagcacagtgtgatatAGAAAAGAAAGcatagtttatagctgtggagcatacggtcaagcctaaagtgccttttttatttagcccaggaaaaacataataaacaaGTGTTTTCGCCTACTAACACCTCTCTCGATctgggtttgcttgagttcctctGTGGTTGGTGCTGGGACcggtagaagcaggccaaaccttctggggtcatcagggcgaAGCaaccttagtctgggtcttcccctgccagtcatgaagcagcggCTGTAAGAATGTAATTCTAAcatactgtttacaaagaccagGAACATgttcctcatctgggctgtcatcaccttttccttttcttcctgatcatctgtttCCCAATCAAAACATAAGCaatttatttacacagaaaagtatACAACATTTCACTAAAATATCAAACTACGCTAGTAAAATCTGACCATATGCACCGGTTTTGTCACAAGTCTTGAAAATCTCTTCTAAAACGGATTCTGTTAGAAAtgacggataaacagctaatTAGTAGCTAGGAATGGGCAAGAGTAGTGTTACTCAATGTGGACGCCAGAAGTCGTTCAACACAATCACATTAGTAAACTGGGCGATTATAGAGTCAAACTTCCTGGTCCTATATTTTCTATGGAACACAAACAGAGGTAGCTTGTGATTGGACTATACGTCCTAGTGCTTAAACTTGTATGTCTCTTTAATATCTGATGAGACACCCTGATCATTTTAGTATGATCATTTAGAGTTGGTAGCTACAGAAATGATACTAAATTAAAAGATCGAGACACAAGGCATCCGCTCTTATTCTTGTTGGGGAGCTGCGTGAGGGACAATCACGGAAATGCTGCCTGTATGTTGACAGAAAAGCGTGGTTGATGCTGCTTGATGtcgttttctttttatttaaactattactttttatttagaTTTCTAAGTTTATCAGCTCATATATAAAGTCACTCAGAGATATGTAGGCAAAAATATTACTTTGtaacaaaaatattattttcttgTGTGAATAAAACAAGCCACTGTGTTCACGTtgtaattaatgaatgaattatatttattattattataatatatttattataattattataatattattataattatatttttatttttattatattaattatttttatcaaATCTTCTTATCAAAATCTATCTTGTTTTGTTGTCCGCAGACCAAATGAGTTTATTATGACATTATGGATTGGATGAGTCTGTAAGGGTTGCcagattggtggaaaacctgtATTTTGAACTGGACTGATTGGATACAGGCTGCTGTGTTCTTAACTGTGATTGGATGCAGGCTGGTGTTCTTAACTGTGATTGGATGCAGGCCGGTGTTCTTAACTGTGATTGGATGCAGGCTAGTGTTCTTAACTGTGATTGGATGCAGGCCGGTGTTCTTAACTGTGATTGGATGCAGGCCGGTGTTCTTAACTGTGATTGGATGCAGGCTAGTGTTCTTAACTGTGATTGGATGCAGGCTAGTGTTCTTAACTGTGATTGGATACAGGCCGGTGTTCTTAACTGTGATTGGATGCAGGCCGGTGTTCTTAACTGTGATTGGATGCAGGCCGGTGTTCTTAACTGTGATTGGATGCAGGCCGGTGTTCTTAACTGTGATTGGATGCAGGCCGGTGTTCTTAACTGTGATTGGATGCAGGCTAGTGTTCTTAACTGGGATTGGATGCAGGCTTGTGTTCTTAACTGTGATTGGATGCAGGCTGGTGTTCTTTATTCGGATTGGATGCAGGCTTGTGTTCTTAACTGTGATTGGATGCAGGCTGGTGTTCTTTATTCGGATTGGATGCAGGCTGGTGTTCTTAACTGGGATTGGATGCAGGCTGGTGTTCTTTATTCGGATTGGATGCAGGCTGGTGTTCTTAACTGGGATTGGATGCAGGCTGGTGTTCTTAACTGGGATTGGATGCAGGCTGGTGTTCTTTATTCGGATTGGATGCAGGCTGGTGTTCTTAACTGGGATTGGATGCAGGCTGGTGTTCTTTATTCGGCTTGGATGCAGGCTGGTGTTCTTAACTGGGATTGGATGCAGGCTGGTGTTCTTAACTGGGATTGGATGCAGGCTTGTGTTCTTAACTGTGATTGGATGCAGGCTGGTGTTCTTTATTCGGATTGGATGCAGGCTTGTGTTCTTAACTGTGATTGGATGCAGGCTGGTGTTCTTTATTCGGATTGGATGCAGGCTGGTGTTCTTAACTGGGATTGGATGCAGGCTGGTGTTCTTTATTCGGATTGGATGCAGGCTGGTGTTCTTAACTGGGATTGGATGCAGGCTGGTGTTCTTAACTGGGATTGGATGCAGGCTGGTGTTCTTAACTGGGATTGGATGCAGGCTGGTGTTCTTAACTGGGATTGGATGCAGGCTGGTGTTCTTTATTCGGCTTGGATGCAGGCTGGTGTTCTTAACTGGGATTGGATGCAGGCTGGTGTTCTTAACTGGGATTGGATGCAGGCTTGTGTTCTTAACTGTGATTGGATGCAGGCTGGTGTTCTTTATTCGGCTTGGATGCAGGCTGGTGTTCTTAACTGGGATTAGATGCAGGCTGGTGTTCTTAACTGGGATTGGATGCAGGCTGGTGTTCTTAACTGGGATTAGATGCAGGCTGGTGTTCTTAACTGGGATTGGATGCAGGCTGGTGTTCTTTATTCGGATTGGATGCAGGCTGGTGTTCTTAACTGGGATTGGATGCAGGCTGGTGTTCTTTATTCGGATTGGATGCAGGCTGGTGTTCTTAACTGGGATTGGATGCAGGCTGGTGTTCTTAACTGGGATTGGATGCAGGCTGGTGTTCTTAACTGGGATTGGATGCAGGCTGGTGTTCTTAACTGGGATTGGATGCAGGCTGGTGTTCTTTATTCGGATTGGATGCAGGCTGATAAAGCACTGCAGATTTAACATTTGGAATTGTGGGAGGATATAGCTGCTCTTAAATGTTGAGACAGATCTACATCTGAAATTTAATATAGATTATCAATCACATTTTAAATTATAATCTAAACACATggttttacttgttttttattaatagtAATGAGACTCATGCATTGTTTAATTACAGCATAAAACTAAGTATTATTAGAGCTGAAGTATGGAGATACTCACTGAATAATTCCTTATGTCAgttacagtgtatgtgtgtgtgtgtgtgtgtgtgtgtgtgtgtgtgtgtgtgtgtggtgctgagTTCCTGCAGTCTCCTGCACTTAATCTCACTACAAGGCCACTAGGTTAAACCTAATTATCATATAGATATGATATAGAGCGGAGGAAAAGTTAAAGGGAATTTAGATGGTGAATATGTTTAAATTTTgatgttcagttcagtgtaaatAATAGAACATTGCTAAAAGTATATAATGTAAGCTACATTTTAAGTGAGATCGGACAGTACTGTCAGATCTGAAGTGAACATGTTACTCTATACAACATGTGATGCTGAACAGTGTTCTGAACTGTGATTGGATGGAGGCAGTTGCTTGTAGTGGCCTGGTCAGGAGACTTGCATGGTTGCCATGTTTGTACAATCCCTCAGCTTTAAATTTAATAGTGTAAATTAGGCCACAGTCTTGCGGTATATATGGTAtttcataattattaataatatcagcTACTAGTTAAACAAACACTTTTTTTACTGGAGTTAAAACTGTAAACAACAGCTTTTAACACTGGAATGGTGGAGATGgtcatttttaccattttaaaagATGTaagaagaaataaagaaattaacAGAACTTTTAGAAATTACTTGAGCAGAAAGGACATatgagtgtacacacacacacacacacacacacacacacacagatgacaATCACAGTATGCAGCGTGAAAGAGTGTGTTCATCTGTCTCAGTGATTATTTTCTATCTTTACAGCGACACACTGTCTGTGGTACTTCTACAATGCCACCACTCCAGGACTAGACTTCACAGAGTACACTGCAGAGGGTCGGCTGGATGGAGAACAGTTTGTTTACTGTAACAGTAGCACCAAGAACATGACCCTAAAGACAGAGTGGATAAAGAAGTGTGTTTCAGAGAGCTTGAAGAGTGAGACACAGAATCTGCTGGATGATGAGAAGAGCTTCAAAGATGATGTGGTCAAAGCAATGCAGAGCTTTAACAACACTGCCGGTGAGAATGAACACACAGCTTTAACACCAACAACagcacctcagtgtatatttcacattatttactttcactgtgtgtgtgtgtgtgtgtgtgtgtgtgtgtgtgtgtgcaggggttAACACAGTGAAGTGGATGTATGGCTGTGAGCTGGATGATGATGGAACTGAGAGAGGATACTGGCAGTGTGGATATGATGGAGAAGTCTACTTCAGTCTCAAGATAAATAATGAAATCTTCACTGTAGAGACTCAGTCTGAATCTAATAAACAGAAATGGGAGGAGATCATTGAAGACGGGAACCATAAAGCCTACCTGCAGAATTACTGTATCACTTCATTACAGAAGTTTGTGGATTACAGAAAATCAGcaggtaaagtgtgtgtgtgtgtgtgtgtgtgtgtgtgtgtgtgtgttacctgctCTCTTACTGTAACAGCAGTAATCTGAGTATTACAGTAGTCACTTCTAGATCACTGATAACTGTCGGCTAGACTACATTATACTTCAGTTCTACCGTGCTGTGTAAAAGTATTTGAAGTAGTTCTTCTACTTTTGCATGTTTGTCAGATGTAAATGTTTCAGATCATTCAGCTGATGTTAACATCAGATAAAGACAGCactagtaaacacacactgcagctttTATCACTATATTAACTCCATACTAAAATATCACTAGACTCCTCAAGAGCAGCCCTGAAACCAGTGAGCTTTACAGAGGGATTGGCAtctggttggtgtagtgtagtggagtGGAACTCTGCTCTGACTCtttttgcatgtatttgtgaagtatcaatgtaaaggtttaataaatcattaattTCAGGATTTAATTAGTAATATCATAGCTGTACTGCAGTTTCACCAAGCGACCTAAAGTCTAGCAGATCACgtatttacataaataataaacatccATCTTCTTCTCTACTTCCTCCTGTTTAGGGTCGCGGGAACGCCCTAGCCTTAATGACAACACTGGGTGCAGGCCTGAACAGAATTCTACGCAAGGTACCACACAAGAAttcatgcacacactcacacccaggCTCAGTTTAGCACGACCAGTTCACCTGCACCCGAGCAGACACCAGGAGAACAATTCTTCATCactgtgtgtttaattactcaGTACTATCTTTAATTACACATCACTGTTTAATTACTCGTTCTGTGTGTCTAATTActcatcagtgtgtttaattacacATCACTGTTTAATTACTCGTCAGTGTGTTTAAGTACACATCACTGTGTAATTACTAAtctgtgtgtttaattactcaTCACTGT encodes the following:
- the LOC140548862 gene encoding H-2 class I histocompatibility antigen, D-D alpha chain-like, whose translation is MDQRTVILKPLLLLAVSVHLSSAATHCLWYFYNATTPGLDFTEYTAEGRLDGEQFVYCNSSTKNMTLKTEWIKKCVSESLKSETQNLLDDEKSFKDDVVKAMQSFNNTAGVNTVKWMYGCELDDDGTERGYWQCGYDGEVYFSLKINNEIFTVETQSESNKQKWEEIIEDGNHKAYLQNYCITSLQKFVDYRKSAVSPKVEVFQQKDSSSAVVCHATGFFPRALNISWQKNGEDLHEDVEIREMLRNPDGTFQKRSLLTVSPEELRNNKYTCVVQHSSLKEDIRKGFPEHKESSGGGSNGVSIGVVVGVLLLVLIGGVGFFLWKKKSGFKPVSGNSSTL